A stretch of Myxococcus hansupus DNA encodes these proteins:
- a CDS encoding catalase: MQTRSLLLSAMLLGGSAAVAATPPPLTTDTGSPVGTNQSSKTAGPRGGILLEDFHLIEKLARFDRERIPERVVHARGTGAYGTFESYGDFSKLTRASIFSAKGKKTPMFVRFSTVIHPSGSPETLRDPRGFALKFYTDEGNWDLVGNNLPIFFIRDAIKFPDMVHSLKPSPITNKQDPNRFFDFFSHQPESTHMLTQVYSDIGIPANYRQMNGHGVHSFKLVNAKGEYKYVKFNWASQQGVKSLTADEATRVVGQDHQHATSDLYASIGAGKFPSWELSVQVLDPKELDKFSFDPLDATKLWPEAQVPSIKLGKFTLNKMPDNFFEETEQAAFSPGVQPPGIEPSEDRLLQGRLFSYADTQRYRIGANYQSLPINKARAAVNNNSQAGSMNSANTKSDVNYEPSVTRETQDAPEFLFSNAALSGTTQQRGIEKTDNFAQAGAFYAALDAGGKDRLIKNLAADLNQVRDAKIKARMVGHFFMANADYGTRLAKAVNVKVDDAKAAVAPLAAR, from the coding sequence TTGCAGACCCGCTCCCTGCTGCTGTCGGCCATGCTTCTTGGCGGCTCGGCCGCTGTTGCCGCCACGCCGCCTCCCCTCACGACGGATACCGGCTCTCCCGTTGGGACCAACCAGAGCTCCAAAACGGCGGGCCCCCGTGGCGGCATCCTGCTGGAGGACTTCCATCTCATCGAAAAGCTGGCGCGCTTTGACCGCGAGCGCATCCCCGAGCGCGTGGTCCATGCACGCGGCACCGGCGCGTACGGCACCTTCGAAAGCTACGGCGACTTCTCCAAGCTGACGCGCGCGTCGATCTTCTCCGCCAAGGGCAAGAAGACGCCGATGTTCGTGCGCTTCTCCACGGTCATCCATCCGTCCGGTTCGCCGGAGACGCTGCGCGATCCTCGCGGCTTCGCGCTCAAGTTCTACACGGACGAGGGCAACTGGGACCTGGTGGGCAACAACCTGCCCATCTTCTTCATCCGCGACGCCATCAAGTTCCCGGACATGGTGCACTCGCTGAAGCCGTCGCCCATCACCAACAAGCAGGACCCGAACCGCTTCTTCGACTTCTTCTCGCACCAGCCCGAGTCGACGCACATGCTCACGCAGGTGTACTCGGACATCGGCATCCCGGCGAACTACCGCCAGATGAACGGGCACGGCGTCCACTCCTTCAAGTTGGTCAACGCGAAGGGTGAGTACAAGTACGTGAAGTTCAACTGGGCCTCGCAGCAGGGCGTGAAGAGCCTCACCGCCGACGAGGCCACGCGGGTGGTCGGGCAGGACCACCAGCACGCCACCTCGGACCTCTACGCGTCCATTGGCGCGGGCAAGTTCCCCTCGTGGGAGCTGAGCGTGCAGGTGCTGGACCCCAAGGAGCTGGATAAGTTCAGCTTCGACCCGCTCGACGCGACGAAGCTCTGGCCCGAGGCCCAGGTGCCGTCCATCAAGCTGGGCAAGTTCACGCTCAACAAGATGCCGGACAACTTCTTCGAGGAGACGGAGCAGGCGGCCTTCTCCCCGGGCGTGCAGCCGCCGGGCATCGAGCCCTCCGAGGACCGGCTCCTGCAGGGTCGCCTCTTCTCCTACGCGGACACGCAGCGCTACCGCATTGGCGCCAACTACCAGTCGCTGCCCATCAACAAGGCGCGCGCGGCGGTGAACAACAACAGCCAGGCGGGCAGCATGAACTCCGCCAACACGAAGTCGGACGTGAACTACGAGCCCAGCGTCACCCGGGAGACGCAGGACGCGCCCGAGTTCCTCTTCTCCAACGCGGCGCTCAGTGGCACCACGCAGCAGCGCGGCATCGAGAAGACGGACAACTTCGCCCAGGCGGGCGCCTTCTACGCCGCGCTCGACGCGGGCGGGAAGGACCGCCTCATCAAGAACCTGGCCGCCGACCTGAACCAGGTGCGTGACGCGAAGATCAAGGCGCGCATGGTGGGCCACTTCTTCATGGCCAACGCCGACTACGGCACCCGCCTGGCCAAGGCGGTCAACGTGAAGGTGGACGACGCCAAGGCCGCCGTGGCCCCGCTCGCCGCCCGCTGA
- a CDS encoding lysine 5,6-aminomutase subunit alpha encodes MPGPFIEDARIDHARKLADEIVNPIFDLIRRNTTVSTERTVLRFFGISGAGARGVPLANLMVDKLKAAGVLNKGAAYWYGRALELGAKSPLEAVERLTALPTEKLAPLSAEKEHNLREEVRAEARAAMEDLKARIAQRDALQKQFPMPPAPHKYVIVATGNIYDDVDQARAAAQAGADVIAVIRSTAQSLLDYVPHGATTEGYGGTYATQENFRIMREALDDESRKQKRYIQLTNYSSGLCMSEIAFCAAYEKLDMLLNDAMYGILFRDINMRRTFIDQYFSRRICALAGIIINTGEDNYITTADAYDAAHTVIASQFINECFAKRAGLKDWQLGIGHAYEIDPYREDTLLLELSQAMLVRRCFPDAPLKYMPPTKHKETDIFFSHAYDVMANLVAMWTRQGIQLLGMMTEAMHTPLLADRYVALKSAAYIHRAARGIDEEFTVREDGKIANRAREVFARAEQLLQECRDEGMVTAIGRGHFGDVKREETGGKGLDGVLEKAPDYFNPFLDLLEAQ; translated from the coding sequence ATGCCAGGCCCGTTCATTGAAGATGCGCGAATCGATCATGCGCGCAAGCTGGCGGACGAAATCGTCAACCCGATCTTCGACCTCATCCGCCGTAACACCACTGTTTCGACCGAGCGCACCGTGTTGCGCTTCTTTGGAATCTCCGGAGCTGGCGCGCGAGGCGTGCCGCTTGCCAACCTGATGGTGGACAAGCTGAAGGCCGCCGGGGTGCTCAACAAGGGCGCCGCCTATTGGTACGGCCGTGCGCTGGAGCTGGGGGCGAAGAGCCCGCTGGAGGCCGTGGAGCGGCTGACGGCGCTTCCCACCGAGAAGCTCGCGCCCCTGTCCGCCGAGAAGGAGCACAACCTCCGCGAAGAGGTCCGCGCCGAGGCGCGCGCCGCGATGGAGGACTTGAAGGCGCGCATCGCGCAGCGCGACGCATTGCAGAAGCAGTTCCCCATGCCGCCCGCGCCGCACAAGTACGTCATCGTGGCCACGGGCAACATCTACGACGACGTGGACCAGGCGCGCGCGGCGGCCCAGGCGGGCGCGGACGTCATCGCCGTCATCCGCTCCACGGCCCAGTCGCTGCTGGACTACGTCCCGCACGGCGCGACCACGGAAGGCTACGGCGGCACCTACGCCACCCAGGAGAACTTCCGCATCATGCGCGAGGCCCTGGATGACGAGAGCCGCAAGCAGAAGCGCTACATCCAGTTGACCAACTACTCGTCCGGCCTCTGCATGTCGGAGATCGCGTTCTGCGCGGCCTACGAGAAGCTGGACATGCTGCTCAACGACGCGATGTACGGAATCCTCTTCCGTGACATCAACATGCGGCGCACGTTCATCGACCAGTACTTCAGCCGCCGCATCTGCGCCCTGGCCGGCATCATCATCAACACCGGCGAGGACAACTACATCACCACGGCGGACGCGTACGACGCGGCCCACACCGTCATCGCCAGCCAGTTCATCAACGAGTGCTTCGCCAAGCGCGCGGGCCTCAAGGACTGGCAGTTGGGCATTGGCCACGCGTACGAAATCGACCCGTACCGCGAGGACACGCTCCTGTTGGAGCTGTCGCAGGCCATGCTGGTGCGCCGCTGCTTCCCGGACGCGCCGCTGAAGTACATGCCGCCCACCAAGCACAAGGAGACGGACATCTTCTTCAGCCACGCATACGACGTGATGGCGAACCTGGTGGCCATGTGGACGCGGCAGGGCATCCAACTCCTGGGCATGATGACGGAGGCCATGCACACGCCGCTGCTCGCGGACCGCTACGTGGCGCTCAAGTCCGCGGCCTACATCCACCGCGCGGCGCGGGGCATCGACGAGGAGTTCACCGTTCGCGAGGACGGGAAGATCGCCAACCGGGCTCGCGAGGTCTTCGCCCGGGCGGAGCAGCTCCTCCAGGAGTGCCGTGACGAGGGCATGGTGACCGCCATCGGCCGGGGCCACTTCGGTGACGTGAAGCGCGAGGAGACCGGCGGCAAGGGCCTGGACGGCGTGCTGGAGAAGGCGCCGGATTACTTCAACCCGTTCCTCGACCTCCTGGAGGCGCAGTGA
- a CDS encoding OAM dimerization domain-containing protein, whose amino-acid sequence MVKPSKQIIRPYGDRRDDGVVQLSFTLPVPLSEKAKEAAAVFTKKMGFSDVKVAAAERAADSYTFFVVYARSSVALDYSEIDVPEVVVKKMSFDDLNAFIKEKVKRRIVVFGACTGTDTHTVGIDAILNMKGYAGDYGLERYAWFEAFNLGSQVPNEDLIKKAMARNADAILVSQVVTQRDVHKDNSRHFIEAAKAAGIHGKVQLLLGGPRVDHKLALELGFDAGFGPGTKPSDVANYIVHALLKKEGKEPQDAHYQGEPQ is encoded by the coding sequence ATGGTGAAGCCGAGCAAGCAGATCATCCGTCCCTACGGCGACCGGCGGGACGACGGCGTGGTGCAGTTGTCGTTCACCCTGCCGGTGCCGCTGTCCGAAAAGGCCAAGGAGGCCGCCGCCGTCTTCACGAAGAAGATGGGGTTCTCCGACGTGAAGGTGGCCGCCGCCGAGCGCGCCGCGGACAGCTACACGTTCTTCGTCGTCTACGCGCGGTCGTCCGTCGCGCTGGACTACTCCGAAATCGACGTGCCCGAAGTCGTCGTGAAGAAGATGTCCTTCGACGACCTCAACGCCTTCATCAAGGAGAAGGTGAAGCGGCGCATCGTGGTGTTCGGCGCCTGCACGGGCACGGACACGCACACGGTGGGCATCGACGCCATCCTCAACATGAAGGGCTACGCGGGCGACTACGGCTTGGAGCGCTACGCGTGGTTCGAGGCCTTCAACCTGGGCAGCCAGGTGCCGAACGAGGACCTCATCAAGAAGGCCATGGCGCGCAACGCGGACGCCATCCTGGTGAGCCAGGTCGTCACCCAGCGTGACGTGCACAAGGACAACTCGCGGCACTTCATCGAGGCGGCGAAGGCCGCGGGCATCCACGGCAAGGTCCAGCTCCTGCTGGGCGGGCCCCGCGTGGACCACAAGCTGGCGCTGGAGCTGGGCTTCGACGCCGGCTTCGGGCCTGGCACCAAGCCGTCCGACGTGGCGAACTACATCGTCCATGCGCTGCTCAAGAAGGAAGGCAAGGAGCCGCAGGACGCGCACTACCAGGGGGAGCCCCAGTGA
- a CDS encoding hotdog domain-containing protein, giving the protein MSSHDAHYGGNLVDGARMLGLFGDVATELCIRSDGDEGLFRAYDAVEFLAPVYAGDFIEAEGEIVSAGNTSRKMRFEARKVIKPRPDVNDSAADVLAEPVVVCRATGTCVVPKDKQRGAK; this is encoded by the coding sequence ATGAGCAGCCACGACGCGCACTACGGCGGCAACCTGGTGGACGGCGCGCGCATGCTGGGGCTCTTTGGCGACGTGGCCACGGAGCTGTGCATCCGCAGCGACGGCGACGAGGGCCTGTTCCGCGCCTACGACGCCGTGGAGTTCCTGGCCCCGGTGTACGCGGGGGACTTCATCGAGGCGGAGGGTGAAATCGTCAGCGCGGGCAACACGTCGCGCAAGATGCGCTTCGAGGCGCGCAAGGTCATCAAGCCGCGGCCGGACGTGAATGACTCGGCGGCGGACGTCCTGGCGGAGCCGGTGGTGGTGTGCCGGGCCACGGGGACGTGCGTGGTGCCCAAGGACAAGCAGCGGGGGGCGAAATGA
- a CDS encoding 3-keto-5-aminohexanoate cleavage protein translates to MSAPMVITAAMVGAETTREQTPHLPITAEEIAEDAVRCREAGAAMVHLHVRTADGKPSQDAELFRAAIRAIRKRTDVLIQTSTGGAVGMTVDQRCGPLTLTGEDRPDMATLTTGTVNFGEDVFWNPRPLVRDIARRIRDAGLRPELECFDVGMIDEARYLAKEGLVDLPAHFDFVLGVPGTLQPRPEVLDFMIASLPEGSTWTVAGVGRHQLAYVDEAAKRGGNARVGLEDNIYVSKGVLAKGNWELVAEAVKRARAHGREPATPEQARKLLRLS, encoded by the coding sequence ATGAGCGCGCCCATGGTCATCACCGCGGCCATGGTGGGCGCGGAGACGACGCGCGAGCAGACACCGCACCTGCCCATCACCGCGGAGGAGATCGCCGAGGACGCCGTGCGCTGCCGTGAGGCGGGCGCGGCGATGGTGCACCTGCACGTGCGCACGGCGGACGGCAAGCCGTCGCAGGACGCGGAGCTGTTCCGCGCGGCCATCCGCGCCATCCGCAAGCGCACGGACGTGCTCATCCAGACGTCCACGGGCGGCGCGGTGGGCATGACGGTGGACCAGCGCTGCGGGCCGCTGACGCTCACCGGCGAGGACCGGCCGGACATGGCCACCTTGACGACGGGCACGGTGAACTTCGGCGAGGACGTCTTCTGGAATCCCCGGCCGCTGGTGCGCGACATCGCCAGGCGCATCCGGGATGCCGGGCTGCGGCCGGAGCTGGAGTGCTTCGACGTGGGCATGATTGACGAGGCCCGTTACCTGGCGAAGGAAGGGCTGGTGGACCTGCCGGCGCACTTCGACTTCGTGCTCGGGGTGCCGGGCACGTTGCAGCCGCGTCCGGAGGTGCTGGACTTCATGATCGCCTCGCTGCCGGAAGGCTCCACCTGGACGGTGGCGGGCGTGGGGCGGCACCAGCTTGCCTACGTGGACGAGGCGGCGAAGCGGGGCGGCAACGCGCGCGTGGGCCTGGAGGACAACATCTACGTGTCCAAGGGCGTGCTCGCGAAGGGCAACTGGGAGCTCGTCGCGGAGGCGGTGAAGCGCGCGCGGGCCCACGGCCGGGAGCCGGCGACGCCGGAGCAGGCGCGCAAGCTGTTGCGGTTGTCGTAG
- a CDS encoding DUSAM domain-containing protein produces the protein MTDDLEWEPVRALARRIRSGESLTLTDEVKALLIRTAPEVGISAADATQALGSRASAEALLLECARRIKEGSDRIVDALYRAKRYRQAGDYDNARQEMRDVLAVEVVPLYREIAEGQLEDLADAP, from the coding sequence ATGACCGACGATCTCGAATGGGAGCCAGTTCGCGCGCTGGCACGGCGAATCCGAAGCGGGGAGTCGCTGACGCTGACGGACGAGGTGAAAGCGCTGTTGATACGAACCGCTCCCGAAGTGGGCATCAGCGCCGCCGATGCCACTCAAGCACTCGGCTCGCGCGCCAGTGCGGAAGCGCTGCTCCTGGAGTGCGCGCGTCGCATCAAGGAGGGCTCGGATCGCATCGTGGACGCGCTCTATCGCGCCAAGCGCTATCGGCAGGCGGGGGACTACGACAATGCCCGGCAGGAAATGCGCGATGTGCTCGCCGTCGAAGTGGTGCCGCTCTACCGCGAGATAGCGGAAGGCCAGCTCGAGGACCTGGCAGATGCGCCGTAG